Proteins encoded within one genomic window of Flavobacterium gilvum:
- a CDS encoding ATP-dependent helicase, producing the protein MQKYIEQLNEAQRQPVLQKDGPMIIIAGAGSGKTRVLTIRIAYLMHQGVDPFNILALTFTNKAAREMKKRISDIVGASEAKNLWMGTFHSVFARILRSEAEHLGYPSNFTIYDSQDSLRAISGIIKEMQLDKDIYKPKQVLSRISSFKNSLITVKAYFNDPDLQEADAMSKKPRMGEIYKNYVDRCFKSGAMDFDDLLLKTNELLTRFPEVLAKYQNRFRYLLVDEYQDTNHSQYLIVRALSDKFQNICVVGDDAQSIYAFRGANINNILNFQKDYEGVKTFRLEQNYRSTKNIVEAANTIIDKNKVKLDKVVWTANEFGPKIKVHRSITDNEEGRFVASTIWEQKMNHQMNNGEFAVLYRTNAQSRAIEDALRKRDIPYRIYGGLSFYQRKEVKDVLCYLRLVVNPKDEEALIRVINYPARGIGNTTIEKLTIAANHYKRSIFEVMQNIERIDLKLNSSTKNKLLDFVTMVQSFQVINENQDAFYLTDHVAKKTGLIQELKKDATPEGMARIQNIEELLNGIKDFTEGQKEVDGARGSLAEFLEDVALATDLDKDTSDEDRVALMTIHLAKGLEFPHVFIVGMEEDLFPSAMSMSTRSELEEERRLFYVALTRAEHQAYLTYAQSRYRWGKLTDSDPSRFIEEINGQYLEYLTAPENNYRYKPMIDSDIFGDVDKSKLRLAKPVGSTPPKHITDNEPKSDINLRKLKPVSSGPAINSATGNANLFDNKLVAGNVVMHERFGKGQVINLEGIGADKKAEIKFEVGGLKKLLLRFAKLEIIG; encoded by the coding sequence ATGCAAAAATATATAGAACAGCTCAACGAGGCTCAACGTCAACCCGTACTGCAAAAAGATGGTCCTATGATTATTATTGCGGGTGCCGGATCGGGGAAAACTCGTGTACTTACCATCAGAATCGCTTATTTAATGCATCAAGGTGTTGATCCATTCAATATATTGGCGCTTACTTTTACCAACAAAGCAGCCCGGGAAATGAAAAAACGTATCTCGGATATTGTTGGCGCAAGCGAGGCCAAAAACCTATGGATGGGAACTTTTCACTCTGTTTTTGCCCGAATTTTACGTTCCGAAGCCGAACATTTGGGCTATCCATCAAACTTTACAATCTATGATTCGCAAGATTCTTTACGTGCCATTTCGGGTATTATCAAAGAAATGCAATTGGATAAAGATATTTACAAACCCAAACAGGTTTTGAGCAGAATTTCTAGTTTTAAGAATAGTTTGATTACCGTAAAAGCCTATTTCAACGACCCCGATTTACAAGAAGCTGATGCGATGAGCAAAAAACCTAGAATGGGAGAAATCTACAAAAACTATGTGGATCGATGCTTTAAGTCGGGTGCTATGGATTTTGATGATTTATTATTAAAAACCAATGAATTACTGACTCGTTTCCCCGAAGTTCTGGCAAAATATCAAAACCGTTTTCGATACCTTTTGGTAGATGAGTACCAAGATACCAATCATTCTCAGTACCTTATTGTTCGCGCTTTATCTGATAAATTTCAGAATATTTGCGTAGTAGGGGATGATGCTCAGAGTATTTACGCCTTCCGCGGAGCGAATATCAATAACATTCTGAACTTCCAAAAAGATTATGAAGGCGTAAAAACCTTTAGATTGGAACAAAATTACCGTTCGACCAAAAATATTGTGGAAGCTGCCAATACTATTATTGACAAAAACAAAGTAAAACTAGACAAGGTGGTTTGGACCGCCAATGAATTTGGTCCAAAAATAAAAGTACACCGCAGTATTACTGATAATGAAGAAGGCCGTTTTGTGGCGAGTACGATTTGGGAACAAAAAATGAATCACCAAATGAACAATGGTGAATTTGCTGTTTTATATCGTACCAATGCACAATCCCGAGCCATTGAAGACGCTTTGCGAAAAAGAGATATTCCGTACAGAATTTATGGTGGATTGTCTTTTTACCAAAGAAAAGAGGTCAAAGATGTGTTGTGCTACCTTAGATTGGTTGTAAACCCAAAAGATGAAGAAGCGTTGATTCGTGTTATAAACTATCCTGCGCGCGGTATCGGAAACACAACAATTGAAAAACTGACAATTGCTGCAAATCACTACAAACGTTCAATTTTTGAAGTGATGCAAAATATTGAACGAATTGACTTGAAACTAAATTCGTCGACCAAAAATAAATTGCTTGATTTTGTAACAATGGTTCAAAGTTTTCAGGTGATTAACGAAAATCAGGATGCGTTTTACCTTACTGATCATGTAGCCAAAAAAACAGGTTTGATTCAGGAACTAAAGAAAGATGCGACTCCCGAAGGAATGGCTCGTATTCAGAATATTGAAGAATTATTGAACGGGATAAAGGATTTTACTGAAGGTCAAAAAGAGGTTGACGGTGCTCGTGGTTCATTGGCAGAATTTCTGGAAGACGTAGCACTAGCCACCGATTTGGATAAAGATACGAGTGATGAAGATCGTGTTGCTTTGATGACTATCCATTTGGCCAAAGGACTTGAATTTCCTCATGTGTTCATTGTAGGAATGGAAGAAGATTTGTTCCCAAGCGCCATGAGTATGAGTACCCGAAGTGAGCTTGAAGAAGAGCGACGTTTATTCTATGTAGCCTTAACCCGTGCGGAGCATCAGGCGTATTTAACGTATGCGCAATCCCGTTACCGCTGGGGAAAACTGACTGATAGCGACCCCTCCCGTTTTATTGAGGAAATAAACGGACAGTATCTGGAATACCTTACGGCTCCCGAAAACAATTACCGCTACAAGCCAATGATTGACAGTGATATTTTTGGTGATGTGGATAAATCCAAATTGCGCTTGGCAAAACCGGTTGGAAGTACTCCTCCAAAACACATTACAGATAACGAACCAAAATCGGATATTAATTTACGTAAACTGAAACCTGTTTCGAGCGGTCCTGCAATTAATTCTGCAACTGGAAACGCTAATTTATTTGATAATAAACTGGTTGCTGGAAATGTAGTAATGCACGAACGATTTGGGAAGGGACAAGTCATCAATCTCGAGGGAATTGGAGCCGACAAAAAAGCCGAAATCAAATTTGAAGTTGGTGGCTTAAAAAAATTATTGTTACGCTTTGCAAAATTAGAAATCATAGGTTAG
- a CDS encoding glycosyltransferase family 2 protein translates to MKKIAVVILNWNGVKLLEQFLPSVSQFSPEATIYVADNASTDESIQFVKNNFPDIKIIQNNSNKGFAGGYNEALQQVEEEIYALVNSDIEVTENWLNPILKTFSDEIETAIIQPKILDFKKKNYFEYAGAAGGFIDKFGYPFCRGRIFDTLEKDNGQYNDAMEIFWASGACFFIRKNVYREMKGFDEDFFAHQEEIDLCWRTINKGYKIKYCPESIVYHVGGATLQQANPKKTFLNFRNSLLMLTKNLPKNELFQILVARLFLDGVAGVKFIAGGQFVHCLAIIRGHFSFYGLFLKNYRKREKNQIETYFKIKSVVYGYYIKNGTVFADYI, encoded by the coding sequence TTGAAAAAAATAGCAGTAGTAATATTGAATTGGAATGGTGTAAAACTTTTGGAGCAGTTTCTGCCTTCTGTTAGCCAATTTTCGCCCGAAGCAACGATTTATGTTGCTGATAACGCATCAACTGATGAATCTATTCAATTTGTAAAAAATAATTTTCCCGATATTAAAATTATTCAAAACAATAGCAATAAAGGATTTGCGGGTGGTTATAATGAAGCCTTGCAACAGGTAGAAGAAGAAATTTATGCCCTGGTGAATTCGGATATTGAAGTTACTGAAAATTGGTTGAATCCAATATTAAAAACTTTTTCGGATGAAATCGAAACAGCAATAATTCAACCCAAAATATTAGATTTTAAAAAGAAAAACTATTTTGAATATGCTGGTGCAGCCGGCGGTTTTATAGATAAGTTTGGTTATCCTTTTTGTCGCGGACGTATTTTTGATACTTTGGAAAAAGATAACGGGCAGTACAACGATGCAATGGAAATTTTTTGGGCTTCTGGAGCTTGTTTTTTCATCAGAAAGAATGTTTATAGGGAAATGAAAGGGTTTGATGAGGACTTTTTTGCCCACCAGGAAGAAATTGATTTATGCTGGCGAACTATTAATAAAGGATATAAAATAAAATATTGTCCAGAATCAATCGTTTATCATGTGGGCGGAGCCACTTTGCAACAGGCGAATCCTAAAAAAACATTTCTTAATTTTAGAAATTCATTATTGATGTTGACTAAGAATTTACCTAAAAATGAACTGTTTCAAATCCTTGTCGCCAGATTGTTTTTGGATGGTGTCGCAGGAGTTAAATTTATTGCAGGAGGTCAATTCGTTCATTGCTTGGCAATTATTCGTGGACATTTTTCTTTTTATGGCTTGTTTTTGAAAAATTACAGAAAAAGAGAAAAAAATCAGATCGAAACATACTTTAAGATAAAAAGTGTTGTTTATGGTTATTATATCAAGAATGGCACAGTTTTTGCTGACTATATTTAA
- a CDS encoding L-rhamnose isomerase: MKKEQINQAFEYAKTRYANFGIDVEKAIADMDKLSISLHCWQADDVTGFETGNDELTGGIQVTGNYPGKARTIAELRADIDKAMSLIPGEHRVNIHALYGDFGGEVVDRNQIEIKHFQSWIDWAKEKGYKLDFNATCFSHEKSADGFTLSHPDPAIREFWIEHVIRCRKIAEEMGHQLGSKCIHNIWVPDGSKDLVANRLQYRQNLKDSLDKIFEYKTNDDYMLDSVECKLFGIGSESFVVGSHEFYMGYGIANNKLITLDAGHFHPTEVISDKISSLLLFSKEVLLHVSRGVRWDSDHVVILNDELQAIAQEIIRAKALERVHVGLDFFDGSINRIGAYVIGVRATQKAFLQALLEPIEQLRDYEKKGQNFERLALLEEAKSLPWAAVFDYYCASKGIPAAEDYIADIQEYEKNVTSKR, from the coding sequence ATGAAAAAAGAACAAATTAACCAAGCATTTGAATATGCTAAAACTCGATACGCCAATTTTGGTATCGATGTTGAAAAAGCAATTGCCGATATGGATAAACTATCCATTTCGCTACATTGCTGGCAAGCCGATGATGTAACGGGATTTGAAACCGGCAACGATGAATTGACCGGTGGAATCCAAGTTACAGGTAATTATCCTGGAAAAGCAAGAACAATAGCCGAACTTCGTGCCGATATTGACAAAGCAATGTCTCTGATTCCGGGTGAACACCGTGTGAACATTCACGCTTTATATGGCGATTTTGGTGGTGAAGTGGTAGATCGTAACCAAATTGAGATTAAACATTTTCAAAGCTGGATTGACTGGGCCAAAGAAAAAGGATACAAACTCGACTTTAATGCGACTTGTTTCTCTCATGAAAAATCGGCTGACGGATTTACTTTGTCACATCCAGATCCAGCTATTCGTGAATTTTGGATTGAACACGTTATTCGTTGTCGTAAGATTGCCGAAGAAATGGGGCATCAGTTAGGTTCAAAATGTATTCACAACATTTGGGTTCCGGACGGTTCAAAAGATTTGGTGGCCAATCGTTTGCAATACCGTCAAAATTTAAAAGATTCATTGGATAAAATTTTTGAATATAAAACCAATGATGACTATATGCTGGACAGCGTCGAATGTAAATTGTTCGGAATTGGCAGCGAAAGTTTTGTTGTTGGTTCTCATGAATTTTACATGGGTTATGGAATTGCAAATAATAAATTAATCACACTTGATGCCGGACATTTCCACCCGACAGAAGTAATTTCGGATAAAATTTCGTCTTTATTATTATTTTCAAAAGAAGTTTTACTGCACGTAAGCCGAGGAGTTCGTTGGGATAGTGACCACGTGGTGATTTTAAACGATGAACTACAAGCCATTGCTCAGGAAATTATCCGTGCCAAAGCATTGGAACGCGTTCACGTAGGACTTGATTTCTTTGATGGTTCTATCAACAGAATTGGTGCCTATGTAATTGGAGTTCGTGCCACACAAAAAGCATTTTTACAAGCATTACTCGAACCAATTGAACAATTGCGTGACTATGAGAAAAAAGGTCAAAATTTCGAACGCCTAGCACTTTTGGAAGAAGCCAAATCGTTACCTTGGGCTGCCGTTTTTGATTATTATTGCGCCTCAAAAGGAATTCCTGCTGCCGAAGATTATATCGCCGACATTCAGGAATACGAGAAAAACGTAACATCAAAAAGATAA
- a CDS encoding MltF family protein gives MHPIKIILVFLIVLLSSVSCKQEKDKSVLISKKDTTWYNFNSENEFLGLGKQQFGDLDSMVARRRIRALVPYTHLYYSINLDKRSGIAFEALTLFENKINEHLHLKPHQVRIIFIPVNRSQVIPLLEQGYGDIGYAGLAITEERKKKVDFSIPSITGLKEIIVGGTKSPKLNSLADLSGKEVYLREGSSYESAVVKLNDSLKNKGIKPIIIKSIDPYLESEDILEMINSGVIPFSAMVDDVAQLWAKVMPNLVLYEKIPLARNISYGMVFRKNSPKLKKATDIFLEKNAKGTLIGNTLYNKYVKNTDLLPEIYTKKTFSQVNVLKAPFLKYADRYQLDWLLLVAQGYQESGLNQALVSHKGAVGIMQVLPKTAAGKPFYIRNINKIDNNVHAGVKYMRFLIDRYFSDPKIDKLNRHLLALAAYNAGPARVIQLRAIAKTKGLNPDLWFDNVELIAANEIGQETVQYVSNIYKFYASYRALSYYAEQRGKKLRP, from the coding sequence ATGCATCCAATAAAAATAATACTCGTTTTTTTGATTGTTCTCTTGAGTAGTGTATCCTGCAAACAGGAGAAAGATAAATCCGTTTTAATATCCAAAAAAGATACAACATGGTATAATTTTAATTCTGAGAACGAATTTCTTGGATTAGGGAAACAACAGTTTGGTGATCTTGACAGCATGGTTGCACGCCGAAGAATTCGCGCTTTGGTTCCCTATACTCATCTTTACTATTCCATTAATTTAGACAAAAGAAGCGGAATCGCCTTTGAAGCTTTGACACTTTTTGAAAATAAAATAAATGAACATTTACATCTAAAACCCCATCAAGTACGAATTATTTTCATACCGGTAAACCGCAGTCAGGTGATACCACTTTTAGAACAAGGCTACGGCGATATAGGTTATGCAGGCTTAGCCATTACAGAAGAACGAAAAAAAAAGGTCGATTTTTCAATTCCTTCAATTACAGGACTCAAAGAAATTATTGTTGGTGGAACAAAATCACCAAAACTTAACTCACTCGCAGACCTCTCGGGTAAAGAAGTTTATCTCCGTGAAGGCAGTAGTTATGAATCTGCAGTCGTGAAATTAAATGATTCACTAAAAAACAAAGGAATAAAACCAATCATTATCAAAAGTATTGATCCTTATTTGGAATCTGAAGATATTCTAGAAATGATTAATTCGGGTGTAATTCCTTTTTCGGCGATGGTCGATGATGTTGCACAACTTTGGGCTAAGGTGATGCCAAATTTAGTTTTATATGAGAAAATTCCATTAGCACGAAATATTTCTTATGGAATGGTTTTTAGAAAAAACTCACCAAAATTGAAAAAAGCTACCGATATTTTTTTAGAAAAAAATGCAAAGGGGACATTGATAGGAAATACTCTTTATAACAAATATGTAAAAAACACCGATCTTCTGCCCGAAATTTATACAAAAAAAACATTCTCACAAGTAAATGTTCTCAAAGCTCCATTCCTGAAATATGCAGACCGATACCAACTCGACTGGCTACTTTTGGTTGCACAAGGTTATCAGGAATCAGGTTTAAATCAGGCGTTGGTAAGTCACAAAGGAGCGGTAGGAATAATGCAAGTATTACCTAAAACAGCAGCAGGTAAGCCTTTCTATATAAGAAACATAAACAAAATTGACAATAATGTACACGCAGGCGTCAAATACATGAGATTCTTAATTGACCGGTATTTCAGTGATCCTAAAATCGATAAATTAAACCGTCATTTGCTCGCATTGGCAGCTTATAATGCTGGTCCTGCACGTGTAATACAATTACGAGCAATAGCTAAAACCAAAGGACTAAACCCGGACCTCTGGTTTGACAATGTTGAACTTATCGCCGCCAATGAAATAGGACAGGAAACCGTACAGTATGTAAGCAATATTTATAAATTTTATGCCTCGTATAGAGCGTTGAGTTATTACGCCGAACAACGTGGTAAAAAACTGAGACCTTAA
- a CDS encoding OmpA/MotB family protein yields MKKIMLTLSVLALLTSCVSKKEYAALEAKQKETQDLLNTATVKLNSCLEEKAGLSATVAGLRETNQHLISTSKDMTVLSTKGAENIEKALESIKEKDLKISRMQDALTKKDSVTLAVVTSLKSVVGMDDKDIEINVDKGVVFISISDKMLFKSGSYEVNDKAKGVLAKVAKVVNDKPDFECMVEGHTDTDVLKGNSCLIDNWDLSVKRSTAIIRILSKDLGVKPEQLIAAGRSSYVPLVPNDSPENKAKNRRTRIYVMPKIDQFYDMVEKEMKKPGSTTSAPVQK; encoded by the coding sequence ATGAAAAAAATAATGCTTACATTATCAGTTTTGGCACTTTTAACATCTTGTGTGTCCAAAAAAGAATATGCCGCTTTGGAGGCTAAACAAAAAGAAACACAAGATTTGCTTAATACTGCCACTGTAAAACTTAACTCTTGTTTAGAAGAAAAAGCAGGTCTTTCTGCTACTGTAGCTGGTTTGAGAGAAACGAATCAACATTTGATAAGTACATCAAAAGATATGACAGTTTTGTCTACTAAAGGAGCAGAAAATATCGAAAAAGCCCTAGAATCTATCAAAGAAAAAGATTTAAAAATCAGCAGAATGCAAGACGCTCTTACCAAAAAAGACAGCGTTACTCTTGCAGTTGTTACCAGCTTAAAATCAGTTGTTGGTATGGATGATAAAGATATCGAAATCAACGTTGATAAAGGAGTTGTTTTCATCTCTATCTCTGATAAAATGTTATTCAAAAGCGGTAGCTATGAAGTAAATGACAAAGCAAAAGGAGTTTTGGCTAAAGTTGCAAAAGTTGTTAATGATAAACCAGACTTTGAATGTATGGTTGAAGGACACACTGATACTGATGTGTTAAAAGGAAACTCTTGTTTAATTGATAACTGGGATTTGAGTGTTAAACGTTCTACTGCAATTATCCGTATTTTGTCTAAAGATTTAGGTGTGAAACCAGAACAGTTAATCGCTGCTGGTAGAAGTTCATACGTTCCTTTGGTGCCAAATGATTCTCCAGAGAACAAAGCTAAAAACAGAAGAACTCGTATCTACGTAATGCCAAAAATCGATCAGTTCTATGATATGGTAGAAAAAGAAATGAAAAAGCCAGGATCTACGACATCTGCGCCAGTTCAAAAATAA
- a CDS encoding L-threonylcarbamoyladenylate synthase — translation MAQLVKIYPDKPSEAAVAKVVKVLRDGGLVIYPTDTVYGLGCDITNSRALEKIAKIKGVKLEKANFSFICHDLSNLSDYVKQIDTSTFKLLKRALPGPYTFILPGNNSLPKEFKKKTTVGIRIPDNSIALEIVRQLGNPIVSTSIRDEDEVIEYTTDPELIFEKWQNLVDIVIDGGYGDNVGSTIIDVSGHEPIVVREGKGSIDII, via the coding sequence ATGGCACAGCTAGTAAAAATTTACCCCGACAAACCAAGTGAAGCAGCCGTTGCTAAAGTGGTAAAAGTACTTCGCGATGGAGGTTTGGTAATTTATCCAACCGATACTGTTTATGGATTGGGTTGCGATATTACCAATTCACGTGCTCTTGAAAAAATTGCCAAAATAAAAGGAGTAAAGCTGGAAAAAGCCAATTTCTCGTTTATTTGCCACGATTTAAGCAACTTATCAGATTATGTTAAGCAAATAGACACTTCAACATTCAAACTACTAAAAAGAGCTCTACCAGGACCTTATACTTTTATTCTTCCCGGCAACAATAGTCTTCCAAAAGAATTCAAAAAGAAAACAACTGTTGGTATTCGTATTCCTGATAATTCCATTGCTTTAGAAATAGTCCGTCAACTTGGAAATCCAATTGTTTCGACCTCCATTCGTGACGAAGACGAAGTTATTGAATATACCACCGACCCAGAATTAATTTTCGAAAAATGGCAAAATCTTGTCGATATTGTTATAGATGGCGGTTACGGAGACAACGTTGGTTCAACTATTATTGATGTCTCTGGACACGAACCTATAGTAGTGAGAGAAGGAAAAGGGAGTATTGATATTATTTAA
- a CDS encoding LytR/AlgR family response regulator transcription factor produces MTAVIIEDEIPGGKRLEKLLIDKKFTVLIILTSVANALKWLEENNHPDLVFMDIKLRDGNCFRILDKIQIKSKIVFTTAYDEFALKAFNYNAIDYLLKPIDESKLDKMILKYESFKIDFQNDLDWTTLEKNIENKFKSSFLVSSGNYIKKIETFEVICFFSDANSTFILTNQNRQFTINNSLDNIEQQLHSYSFFRISRKFIINKKYISGLENTSQIKLLIPEANDFEFKVSRLKSKSFLEWYKK; encoded by the coding sequence ATGACAGCAGTAATTATAGAAGATGAAATTCCGGGAGGAAAACGATTGGAAAAACTATTAATTGATAAAAAATTCACCGTTTTAATCATTCTGACTTCGGTTGCAAATGCTTTAAAATGGCTTGAAGAAAACAATCATCCTGATTTAGTTTTTATGGACATCAAATTAAGAGATGGAAATTGCTTTCGAATATTGGACAAGATTCAGATAAAATCTAAAATTGTTTTCACAACAGCTTATGATGAATTTGCCTTAAAGGCATTCAATTATAACGCTATTGATTATCTGCTAAAACCAATTGACGAGTCTAAGCTAGACAAAATGATTCTAAAATACGAATCTTTTAAAATAGATTTCCAAAATGATTTGGACTGGACAACTTTGGAAAAAAATATCGAAAATAAATTTAAGTCCTCTTTTTTAGTTTCATCAGGTAATTATATCAAAAAAATAGAGACATTTGAAGTAATTTGTTTTTTTAGTGACGCCAACTCTACATTCATTTTAACCAATCAAAATAGACAATTTACAATCAATAATTCTTTGGACAACATTGAACAACAACTTCATTCTTATTCTTTTTTCAGAATCAGCCGAAAGTTCATTATCAATAAAAAGTATATCTCAGGCTTAGAAAATACTTCACAAATTAAACTTCTAATTCCCGAAGCAAATGATTTTGAATTTAAAGTCAGCCGTTTAAAATCAAAGTCTTTTTTAGAATGGTATAAAAAATAA
- a CDS encoding AraC family transcriptional regulator codes for MFYSDLNNSVNYPITSHEDELWGLTITTVGHQNINEKQQYPPEKHPLDYYFNVGKGRILNEYQLLYITNGNGVFTYGNSKESYFITEGKMFFLMPGVWHTYKPMENTGWNEYWIGFKGKMIEKIVKEGFFLNKPPVFHIGMNEEIIDLYYKAIEIAHEERAGFQQALCGIVMNILGLMYYRDRTRDFEDEELINKINKAKVIMREEVYKNITAEDIAKNLGISYSGFRRAFKELTGTSPSKYMLELKLNEAKLLLYSTNQPIKEISYSLNFENPDYFPIFFKKRTGKTPSEYRNLVCANGV; via the coding sequence ATGTTTTACAGTGACTTGAACAATAGTGTTAATTATCCGATAACATCACATGAAGATGAATTATGGGGACTAACCATCACAACTGTTGGTCATCAGAACATTAACGAAAAACAACAATATCCACCCGAAAAACATCCTCTAGATTACTATTTTAATGTTGGAAAAGGAAGAATTCTGAACGAATATCAATTACTGTATATCACAAATGGCAATGGTGTTTTTACGTATGGAAATTCCAAAGAATCCTATTTTATTACTGAAGGAAAAATGTTTTTCCTAATGCCTGGAGTTTGGCATACGTACAAACCCATGGAAAACACCGGATGGAATGAATATTGGATTGGTTTCAAAGGAAAAATGATTGAAAAGATTGTGAAAGAAGGTTTCTTTTTGAACAAACCACCAGTTTTTCATATCGGCATGAATGAAGAAATCATTGATTTGTATTACAAAGCCATTGAAATCGCACACGAGGAGCGAGCCGGATTTCAGCAAGCATTGTGCGGTATTGTCATGAATATTTTGGGTTTAATGTATTACCGTGATAGAACTAGGGATTTTGAAGACGAAGAACTCATCAACAAAATCAACAAAGCCAAAGTGATAATGCGCGAAGAGGTTTATAAAAACATTACGGCAGAGGATATTGCAAAAAACTTAGGAATCAGTTACTCTGGATTTCGTAGAGCTTTTAAAGAGTTAACAGGAACTTCTCCTTCAAAATATATGCTCGAATTAAAATTAAACGAAGCCAAACTTTTATTGTACAGCACCAATCAGCCAATAAAAGAAATATCCTATAGCTTAAACTTCGAAAACCCTGATTATTTCCCAATTTTCTTTAAAAAAAGAACTGGAAAAACGCCAAGCGAATATCGGAATTTGGTATGCGCAAATGGTGTTTAG
- a CDS encoding sensor histidine kinase, with amino-acid sequence MIINFYPISLFSSSAIVVVMLYSNKLKNDYFKIKSLTNSFSKKEAEYQQLKNQVNPHFLFNNLNTLISFIEINPKKAVEFGHHLSNTYRHYLKNQNDDFVLLKEELEFIKEYLEIYKAKFENAFTFEINVLPKENEYILSLSLQEIIDNIFKHNSMEEDSPLKIKILTSSNGLLLENSVSNKVTDQSNQVGLQNINKRYKILTNKEIQIVSDQSMFQVNIPILILEA; translated from the coding sequence ATGATTATTAATTTTTATCCTATTTCATTATTTTCGTCATCGGCGATAGTCGTTGTAATGCTTTATAGTAACAAGTTGAAAAACGATTACTTCAAAATAAAAAGTTTAACCAATTCTTTTTCAAAAAAAGAAGCCGAATACCAGCAATTAAAAAATCAGGTGAATCCTCATTTTTTATTCAATAATTTGAACACTCTGATTTCTTTTATTGAAATAAACCCTAAAAAAGCTGTTGAATTTGGACATCATTTATCGAATACTTACCGTCATTATCTAAAGAATCAAAATGATGATTTTGTCTTGCTAAAAGAAGAATTGGAATTCATAAAAGAATATCTCGAAATTTATAAAGCAAAATTTGAAAATGCATTTACGTTTGAAATCAATGTCCTGCCAAAAGAAAACGAGTACATTTTATCTTTATCATTACAGGAAATTATCGACAATATTTTTAAGCATAATTCAATGGAAGAAGATAGTCCTTTGAAAATTAAAATATTAACATCATCTAACGGATTACTATTAGAGAATTCGGTCTCAAATAAGGTTACTGACCAATCGAATCAAGTTGGGTTGCAAAATATCAATAAGAGATATAAAATTTTGACAAATAAGGAAATTCAGATTGTGAGCGACCAAAGTATGTTTCAGGTAAATATTCCAATTTTAATACTAGAAGCCTAA